From the Candidatus Melainabacteria bacterium genome, one window contains:
- a CDS encoding tetratricopeptide repeat protein: MNVKKLSSSLFLLTLISVNVPAFAATPSKEELQRLLNVAEQQQLSRDFRRAESEYQKALLEASKFGAESAEVQECEAHLATLYVLHGKLDLAEPHYVKAKNLAVKLMRDGHGDPECYVLLDDLSDAYQLAGATRETERCYQHCLSLRQTISPKHKLLPTIEVLYGAELVKNGKVAEGEKYLKQGYARTVSLTGAKSGVTGQLALTLASTYKALGRWQEAEKYCADSETVARTGAAGSVVVVANVARLHGIILTKLGRLKEAELELKSAEIIHNQRSGTDNFEYAYDQVCMAQIYLQMHRLNEADKAITEALATIEKDPKSVKSVKLEALELAVKIARALHHTGDVTKREAQLKNLT, encoded by the coding sequence ATGAATGTGAAGAAACTATCAAGCAGTTTGTTCTTGCTGACACTTATTTCGGTGAATGTCCCCGCATTCGCGGCAACGCCGTCGAAGGAAGAGCTTCAGCGACTACTTAATGTCGCCGAGCAGCAGCAACTGAGCCGGGATTTTCGGCGTGCTGAATCTGAATATCAGAAGGCACTTCTCGAGGCTTCGAAATTTGGTGCTGAATCAGCAGAAGTTCAAGAATGCGAGGCGCATCTCGCCACCCTGTATGTGCTTCACGGCAAGCTGGATCTTGCGGAGCCTCACTATGTCAAGGCCAAAAATCTCGCAGTAAAGCTGATGAGAGATGGACATGGTGATCCTGAGTGTTATGTGCTTCTAGATGATTTGTCCGACGCTTATCAGTTGGCTGGTGCGACGCGCGAGACAGAGAGGTGCTATCAACATTGTCTGTCACTGCGCCAGACAATTTCACCGAAGCATAAATTGTTGCCCACGATTGAAGTGTTGTACGGTGCAGAATTGGTGAAAAATGGGAAAGTTGCTGAAGGTGAGAAGTACCTGAAGCAGGGCTACGCCCGAACAGTTTCATTAACCGGGGCGAAAAGCGGCGTCACCGGGCAACTTGCTTTGACTCTTGCGAGTACTTACAAAGCTCTTGGTCGCTGGCAAGAGGCGGAAAAGTACTGCGCCGATTCCGAAACCGTAGCCCGAACTGGTGCCGCGGGCAGTGTCGTGGTTGTGGCGAATGTTGCTCGACTGCACGGCATCATATTAACAAAATTGGGTCGCTTGAAAGAGGCGGAGTTGGAGTTGAAATCGGCCGAGATAATTCATAACCAGCGAAGTGGAACTGACAATTTTGAGTATGCCTACGATCAGGTCTGCATGGCACAAATTTATCTGCAGATGCATAGATTAAATGAAGCCGATAAGGCTATCACTGAGGCGCTTGCTACGATTGAGAAAGATCCTAAATCGGTTAAGTCCGTAAAGCTCGAGGCTCTAGAATTGGCCGTGAAAATTGCCAGAGCTCTGCACCATACCGGTGATGTCACCAAGAGGGAAGCGCAGTTGAAGAATTTGACTTGA
- the nth gene encoding endonuclease III produces MKKSSTKATASSKKADNIVRTPKAAKKSVQPSFNLVSREIAQQEMNLLCQEYPEADCELDYSSAFQLLTAVIMSAQTTDVTVNKVTPALFERFPDAKALAEADLDEIKEIIKPTGFFNAKANNIQKCAQALVANFGGVVPQTIEELTTLPGVGRKTANVVLGVIFGVPGWTVDTHVQRLSARLGFTKNTEPEKIEVDLQKLFPGQDWSKLSITLIWHGRRMCFARKPDCPRCPVNNICPSSMV; encoded by the coding sequence CAAAGCGACAGCATCCTCGAAAAAGGCTGACAATATTGTCCGTACCCCAAAAGCTGCGAAAAAATCAGTCCAGCCTTCTTTCAACTTAGTCTCTCGCGAAATTGCTCAGCAAGAAATGAACTTGCTCTGTCAGGAATACCCCGAAGCTGATTGTGAGCTAGATTACAGCAGTGCATTTCAACTGCTAACAGCTGTAATCATGTCCGCGCAAACAACAGACGTCACGGTTAACAAAGTTACACCAGCTTTGTTTGAAAGGTTTCCAGATGCAAAAGCCTTAGCAGAAGCCGATCTGGATGAAATCAAAGAAATCATCAAACCGACCGGGTTTTTCAATGCCAAAGCCAACAACATACAAAAATGCGCTCAGGCTCTGGTAGCAAACTTCGGCGGGGTTGTTCCCCAGACTATTGAAGAATTGACGACATTACCCGGTGTAGGCCGAAAGACAGCCAATGTCGTTCTTGGTGTCATATTTGGTGTTCCAGGCTGGACCGTTGACACTCATGTGCAGCGACTGTCAGCCCGGCTTGGATTTACAAAAAATACTGAACCAGAAAAGATTGAAGTCGATTTGCAGAAACTATTTCCAGGTCAAGACTGGTCCAAGCTTTCCATCACCTTAATCTGGCATGGTCGCAGAATGTGCTTCGCAAGAAAACCAGACTGTCCACGCTGCCCCGTGAACAACATATGTCCAAGTTCAATGGTCTGA